The stretch of DNA AAGGCGATTTCACGATGGTGGTTTTTCCCTTGTTGAAAACATCCAAACAATCACCTGAAGCAACTGCCACGGCCATTGGCGAGTATATGCAGGCAAATAGTCCGGAAATCAGCCGGTTCAATGTGATCAAGGGTTTCCTGAATCTGGTGATTGCCGATGCGACCTGGCTGGACTTCATGTCCGGGACCGCTTTTGATGAAGAATACGGCAAAAAGAAACCATCGGACGGGGTACCCATGAAGATGATCGAATATTCATCCCCTAATACCAATAAACCTTTACATCTAGGACATATCCGGAATAATTTACTGGGTTATTCGCTGTCCAAAATACTGGCAGCCAACGGGAACTGTATCCTTAAGGTCAATCTGGTGAATGACCGGGGAATCCATATATGTAAATCAATGCTGGCCTGGAAAAAGTGGGGCAACGGGGAAACACCCCAAAGCTCCGGAAAAAAAGGAGACCATCTGGTAGGTGATTATTATGTAAAATTCGATATCGAATATAAGAAAGAGATCGCCCAACTGGAAGAGCAGGGAACAGATAAGGAGGAAGCTGCCCGGAAAGCGCCGCTGATCCTGGAAGCACAGGATATGCTACGCAAATGGGAAGCCAAAGACCCTGAAACGGTAGCACTCTGGGAAAAGATGAACGGATGGGTATATGATGGTTTTGACATTACCTACAAAAGGCTGGGGGTAGATTTTGACCGGGTATATTATGAGTCGGAAACCTATCTGCTGGGTAAGGAAATAGTACTCGAAGGACTTAAAAAAGGGGTATTCTACCGGAAAGAGGACGGTTCCATCTGGGCCGATCTTACAGCCGACGGACTGGATGAAAAGTTGTTGTTACGTTCCGACGGTACCTCCGTATATATGACACAAGACATCGGGACTGCCTGCCAAAGGTTTGAAGAATATAACATCGATGAACTGGTTTATGTGGTTGGCAACGAACAGAACTACCATTTCCAGGTCTTATCGTTGATCTTAGGCAAATTGGGTTATTCATGGGCAAAGAGCCTGAAACATATGTCGTACGGAATGGTGGAATTGCCTGAGGGAAAGATGAAATCCAGGGAAGGAACGGTAGTAGATGCCGATGACCTGATGGACGAGATGGTCGAAACATCCAGGGAAATGTCAAAAGAATTGGGCAAACTGGAAGGATTGTCTTCTGAAGAAGCCGATAAGATTGTCCGTACGATCGGTATGGGGGCTTTAAAATATTTCATTCTAAAGGTGGACCCCAAAAAGAACATGTTATTCGATCCGAAAGAATCGATCGATTTCAACGGCAATACAGGCCTTTTCATACAATATACACATGCCCGGATACAGTCGATATTACGAAAAGCTACCGAAAACGGGATAGATATCCACGCAAAGGCAGATATGGGCATTGTTCTGGAAAATAAAGAAAAAGCGCTGATCCATGCTGTATATAACTTTCCCGGGATCGTACAGAGTGCCGCGGAGACATACAGCCCGGCACTGATCGCCAATTATGTGTATGAACTGGCCAAAGAATATAATCAGTTTTATCATGACTACTCCATACTGGGGGAAAAGGAAACATCCGTCAGGTTATTCAGGGTATTGCTTTCAAAATATGTGGCACAGGTGATCCGTACTGCCCTAGACCTGCTGGGGATAGATGCACCGGACAGGATGTAGCAATAGGCTGGTTATGAAAAAAATATGATATTTTTTAGTATATCTGACAAAATTTTTCTATTTTTGCACCGCATATAGGAAAAATACAGATCTGGTTCCATATTAATTTGTATAAAAAATACACCGGACAGAGGACTTGGAGACGAGATGGTTTTGATTTGTATTACGGACATAAAGAATACGTTCGTTTAAATAAAGTAAACTTTCGTCAAAAGCCGGTGAAATCCGGATCCAAAAATACTCTGTTTGGCACAAAATTTGTCATTAAAGTGATTTTTAATTTAAATAAATTTGTTTAATTAATTTTTTAGGAAAAATGAAAAAAGTTTTTAGTTTATTAGCAATGGCAGCCATCGTACTGTCAGTAGGTTTAAGTAGCTGTGCTAAGGAAGATACAGCAGATTCCTTAAACGTAGATTTGAATCGTACAGCAACTATCAAGGGTAAAATCCTGATCAACGAAGACGAAACCAAAACTGAACCGACCTGGTCTGCACCCAGGGAAGTGGTAATCTCTGCAACTGTTCCTTATACCAGTCTTAACGGAAATGCTGCAGGCGGAACGTATGTTATTCCGTCAAGTAACATCAGTTATACTGCATCGACAGGAGAATTCACCATTACAGCTCCTGTAGGTGTAAGCGGTTCTGTTGTAAGCGTAAAACTGAGCCAATTTACAGGAAGTGTCAGAGTAGCTGATCCTGCCAATGCAGGTAGCAGTAAGACCATCAACGTAATATGGGATAGCCAGGAAAAAGATTCTAATTCAGCAAAACCAGGAGAAACAGTATATCTTGATCAATGGGAGTTAAGTACAGACGCTTATTATACTGAAGTTAAAAACGCTGGTGACAAAATCTAATAATTCTTATTTACATATAAAGAAGATAACATGAAAAAAATATTTATGTCACTCAGCTTGTGTCTATGCGTGGCTTTCGCTGTACAGGCACAGGATCTGGTAGTGATTGAAGAAACCATGAATGACCCCGCCTTTTCAAGCAAACGCGGTGTTTCCCTTCTTCCCCAGGCCGGAGATTATGCTCTGGGTATCGATGCAACCCCTTTTCTGAATTACATGGGTAATTTTTTCGGAAAATCAAATGACAATAATTTTGCCGACAAGATGTTCAATGGTGTAAATAATACCATTTACGGTAAATATTTTCTGGAAGATGATCGTGCCATCCGTGCTAAATTACGGTTGAATATCTATAAAGATCAGAACAAAGGCACTGTAACAAACGATACGGAAATTGCAAATAATCCGTTGAACTCTTTTGCTACCATCGTGGATGTTCAGAATGTCAATACCCAGGATATTGAATTGTATGTGGGTTATGAATTTCGTCGTGGTCGTGGCCGTGTACAGGGTTTCTATGGTGGTGAACTGGGTCTGGGATATGCCGGTGGCAAATATTCCTATGATTATGGTAACCCCATGACCGAATTGAATCAGACCCCTACAACAACAGATTTTGACAACCCGGCCAATACAGGTCCTATGGGTTTTCGTCAGACTGAATTAAAAATGGGTAAAACTTTCAACCTTGGTGTAGGTGCATTTGTGGGTGTAGAATATTTCTTCGCTCCCCAGATGTCTATCGGTGGTGAACTTAATCTTGCATTTATTTACTCCATCAAAGGACAATCGGAATGGAAAGCTGAAACATTTGATGCAGCTTCCAACAGGGTTCAAACTGTTGAAGGAAGGTTAAGAAATTCTGCTGATTTAGCCAGTACTGCAGGAGTCAGGACCGCTACCACAGGACAAGTTTTCTTAATGTTCCATTTTTAATCATTGGTAATCCAAAAGACTAATTTTTTAGTCTTAACAGATAAAAATAAGAGGGTACAAGTTTGATCTTGTATCCTTTTATTTTTATCTTCTTTTCTGTTTTTAATATTAAAACACAAAGAGAAATACGAATTTATCTTTCAGTAATTCCCGTAATTTCCCATAAGCGATCCGCATCTGCGTTTTAATGGTATTTTCAGTTATATCCAGCTTTTCCGAGATCTCTTTATACGATTTTTCTTCCATATGGTTCATCAGGAATATCTGCCTGCATTTTGCAGGTAATTTCTCGATGGCATCCTCAATGATCTGTTTCACTTCTTTCCGGTCGACATAACTGAACGGATGGTCCATTTGAAGGATCAGTTCTTCCTGATAATCCAGCATTTTTTCCTGAATATTTTCTTTTAGTTGTTGCTGGGCCTTGAGATGCCGTATGTGATTCAGTGCTTTATTCCGGATGATCTTCAGCAAGTAAGGACGAAGGGAAGTATGGATCGTATCCCGCTTATTCCAAAGGGCAATAAAAGACTCCGCAGCAATATCCTCCGCAACAACTATATCGTGGACAAATACGGTTGCGACAGCACAGGACCACTCATAATAACTTTCAAATTGCTGATTGAAGTCCTCAATATTCTGAATGACTAACTTTCCCTTTGACGGCACATTCATAATCTTTACAGTACATTGCAAATGTATGTAAAAAAATGAATGATACAATCCACAATAATTTTTATTATCTTTAATATGACCGGTTTGCCATCAGACAGGTTCACCCTGAAATATGCCTGTATCTAAACAATCAGATTGTTTATGGTTGTTTTCACAGCAGCAAACCATACTCATCAGGCAATATGAATCCGGCGCCTTCCGATAATAAAAAATTTATGATTTTATCCAGCTCATCTATTTTCAATTGATCCCAACCATTGGGATGAGCCTGCAGGATCATGTAGTCAGTATATTTATTTTTTGCAGACTGATAATTATCCAAAAAATAG from Bacteroidales bacterium encodes:
- the argS gene encoding arginine--tRNA ligase → MIHLEKILAQRAGEAITALYGVQVAENLLQIQETRKEFEGDFTMVVFPLLKTSKQSPEATATAIGEYMQANSPEISRFNVIKGFLNLVIADATWLDFMSGTAFDEEYGKKKPSDGVPMKMIEYSSPNTNKPLHLGHIRNNLLGYSLSKILAANGNCILKVNLVNDRGIHICKSMLAWKKWGNGETPQSSGKKGDHLVGDYYVKFDIEYKKEIAQLEEQGTDKEEAARKAPLILEAQDMLRKWEAKDPETVALWEKMNGWVYDGFDITYKRLGVDFDRVYYESETYLLGKEIVLEGLKKGVFYRKEDGSIWADLTADGLDEKLLLRSDGTSVYMTQDIGTACQRFEEYNIDELVYVVGNEQNYHFQVLSLILGKLGYSWAKSLKHMSYGMVELPEGKMKSREGTVVDADDLMDEMVETSREMSKELGKLEGLSSEEADKIVRTIGMGALKYFILKVDPKKNMLFDPKESIDFNGNTGLFIQYTHARIQSILRKATENGIDIHAKADMGIVLENKEKALIHAVYNFPGIVQSAAETYSPALIANYVYELAKEYNQFYHDYSILGEKETSVRLFRVLLSKYVAQVIRTALDLLGIDAPDRM
- a CDS encoding RNA polymerase sigma-70 factor, whose amino-acid sequence is MPSKGKLVIQNIEDFNQQFESYYEWSCAVATVFVHDIVVAEDIAAESFIALWNKRDTIHTSLRPYLLKIIRNKALNHIRHLKAQQQLKENIQEKMLDYQEELILQMDHPFSYVDRKEVKQIIEDAIEKLPAKCRQIFLMNHMEEKSYKEISEKLDITENTIKTQMRIAYGKLRELLKDKFVFLFVF